In Natranaerovirga hydrolytica, one DNA window encodes the following:
- a CDS encoding TrmH family RNA methyltransferase translates to MINSRNNKQIKNIMSLIKQSKERKKQKKYVVEGEKMILEIPSIHIEKMYYSQSYYNEKGLINQDVPYDCIEDGIFNTISDTMTPQGVLGIIKQKVYALEDLLVSDQPVLIALENVQDPGNIGTIIRTAEGAGLNGVILTKDCVDIYNPKVVRSTMGSLHRVPFFITENIKDTLSHLKNKSIKVVAAHLKGNALYDEVDYKNNGVVFLIGNESKGLSESTALESDVWIKIPLHGQVESLNASVAASLLMYEAERQRR, encoded by the coding sequence ATGATTAATAGTAGAAATAACAAACAAATAAAAAATATTATGAGCCTCATTAAACAATCCAAAGAAAGAAAAAAACAAAAAAAATATGTAGTAGAAGGGGAAAAAATGATATTAGAAATCCCCTCTATCCATATTGAAAAAATGTATTATAGCCAAAGTTATTATAATGAAAAGGGTTTGATTAATCAAGACGTGCCTTATGATTGTATTGAAGATGGTATTTTTAATACCATATCAGATACCATGACACCACAAGGGGTGCTAGGTATTATCAAACAAAAAGTGTATGCTTTAGAGGATTTATTAGTGTCTGATCAACCTGTCTTAATAGCATTAGAAAATGTTCAAGATCCAGGTAATATAGGAACAATTATTCGAACAGCAGAAGGTGCTGGCCTAAATGGTGTCATTCTTACAAAAGATTGTGTGGATATCTATAACCCCAAAGTCGTTAGGTCTACAATGGGATCATTGCATAGGGTACCTTTTTTTATCACAGAAAACATAAAAGATACCTTAAGTCATTTGAAGAACAAGTCTATTAAAGTAGTGGCAGCCCATTTAAAGGGCAATGCACTATATGATGAAGTGGATTATAAAAATAATGGTGTGGTTTTTTTAATAGGCAATGAAAGCAAGGGTCTATCAGAAAGTACGGCATTAGAATCTGATGTGTGGATTAAAATACCCCTGCACGGACAAGTAGAGTCTTTGAACGCTTCAGTAGCAGCCAGTTTGTTAATGTATGAAGCAGAAAGGCAAAGAAGATAA
- a CDS encoding NfeD family protein, whose amino-acid sequence MYWLIILVVSLFIEAITLGLTTIWFAFGALVAWGLSLLNVHLALQITVFFVVSFVMLYYTRPIAAKYLNIGKVKTNYESIIGKKGVVVETVDNIKGQGVVKIDGNTWTARATNEEVIEKDSVVTITEVKGVKIIVQKDV is encoded by the coding sequence GTGTATTGGTTAATAATTTTAGTAGTCAGTTTATTTATTGAAGCAATAACTTTAGGTTTAACCACAATCTGGTTTGCATTCGGTGCTTTGGTAGCTTGGGGATTATCGTTACTTAATGTTCATTTGGCTTTGCAAATAACAGTATTCTTTGTCGTGTCTTTTGTGATGTTGTATTACACAAGACCAATTGCTGCAAAATATTTGAACATAGGCAAGGTAAAAACCAATTATGAAAGCATCATAGGAAAAAAAGGTGTTGTTGTAGAGACCGTAGATAACATAAAAGGTCAAGGTGTAGTTAAAATAGACGGCAATACTTGGACTGCAAGAGCTACCAATGAAGAGGTGATTGAAAAAGATTCAGTTGTAACGATTACAGAAGTAAAAGGCGTTAAGATCATTGTTCAAAAGGATGTCTAG
- a CDS encoding potassium channel family protein, with amino-acid sequence MGKTRDFVVFGMGKFGRSIAESLTNNGCEVLVIDKSDDIIQDVSDIVTHAVQADVTDIDALNALGIRNFDVAIIAISQDMQSSIMATILTKELGVPHVIAKASNDIHKKVLEKVGADRVVFPEREMGVRIANSLVSENFLDFIELSPDYSLVEISVMDEWVDKTLKDINMRANYGINVMAIRKGDDINITPGPDVELHKEDVLVVIGSNSDLMKINDTN; translated from the coding sequence ATGGGAAAAACAAGAGATTTTGTGGTTTTTGGTATGGGTAAATTTGGAAGAAGTATTGCAGAGTCCTTAACCAATAATGGGTGTGAGGTTTTGGTTATTGATAAAAGTGATGATATTATACAAGATGTTTCAGATATTGTTACGCACGCTGTTCAAGCAGATGTAACAGATATTGATGCCCTTAATGCTTTGGGTATAAGAAATTTTGATGTAGCCATTATAGCCATTTCACAAGATATGCAATCCAGTATTATGGCAACCATTCTAACAAAAGAATTAGGCGTACCCCATGTTATTGCAAAAGCATCTAATGATATTCATAAAAAGGTGCTAGAAAAAGTAGGAGCCGATCGAGTTGTCTTTCCAGAAAGAGAAATGGGTGTACGTATAGCCAATAGTTTGGTTTCAGAAAATTTCTTGGACTTTATTGAATTGTCGCCAGACTATAGTTTGGTTGAGATATCTGTAATGGATGAATGGGTAGACAAAACCTTAAAAGACATTAATATGCGTGCCAATTATGGCATTAATGTTATGGCAATACGAAAAGGTGACGATATTAATATAACACCAGGACCAGATGTTGAATTACATAAAGAAGATGTGCTGGTGGTTATAGGATCTAATAGTGATTTAATGAAAATTAATGATACAAATTAA
- a CDS encoding TrkH family potassium uptake protein, producing the protein MKGRKFKIDLSPAQILVLGFLSVILIGSILLSLPIASNNGESVGFVNALFTATSAVCVTGLVVVNTLAHWTLFGQIVILILIQIGGLGFMTMATAIFILIGRKITLKERLIIQEALNEYTLSGMVRLIIRILIGTLIIEGVGALLLAIRFVPEYGLARGLFVSIFHSVSAFCNAGFDIIGGSSLTPYSGDLLVNFIIITLIILGGLGFTVWWDIIRAGKLKIENNLSMKRFFQKLTLHTKLVLSISATLITLGFVFFFIVEFNNPNTLGAMSLKDKLINALFQAVTPRTAGFNTFDLTELTDASKLMTIIQMFIGGSPAGTAGGIKTVTMGVLAVSVISVIRGHERTEIFNRTIPRDVIRRALAVLFISVSLVIGVTMILSLTETGDFMDIFFESISAFATVGLSLDVTSSLSFLGKIIIAITMFIGRLGPVTMALAFSLRGSKRKGQIKKPEEKVMVG; encoded by the coding sequence TCCGGCACAAATATTGGTATTAGGATTTTTAAGTGTTATTTTAATTGGATCCATCTTATTAAGCTTGCCCATTGCAAGCAATAATGGTGAAAGTGTTGGATTTGTAAACGCTTTATTTACTGCAACGTCAGCAGTTTGTGTGACGGGTTTAGTCGTTGTTAATACACTGGCTCATTGGACATTATTTGGACAAATTGTTATATTAATTCTTATCCAAATCGGTGGACTGGGTTTTATGACAATGGCAACGGCGATATTTATCTTAATAGGTAGAAAGATTACGTTAAAAGAGCGTTTAATTATACAAGAGGCATTAAATGAATACACTCTATCAGGGATGGTCAGATTAATTATTAGAATTTTAATTGGAACCTTAATTATAGAAGGCGTTGGAGCGCTGTTATTGGCCATTCGATTTGTTCCAGAATATGGTTTAGCTAGAGGGTTGTTTGTATCCATTTTTCATTCTGTATCGGCATTTTGTAATGCAGGATTTGATATTATTGGCGGAAGCAGCTTAACACCATACAGTGGTGATTTGCTGGTTAACTTTATTATTATTACCTTAATCATTTTAGGTGGACTAGGATTTACAGTATGGTGGGATATTATAAGAGCAGGTAAGTTAAAAATCGAAAATAATCTATCAATGAAAAGATTTTTTCAAAAGTTGACCCTTCATACAAAATTGGTATTATCCATTAGTGCTACTTTAATTACATTAGGATTTGTTTTCTTTTTTATAGTGGAATTTAATAATCCCAATACACTAGGTGCAATGTCTTTAAAAGACAAACTCATTAATGCATTGTTTCAAGCAGTTACCCCTAGAACAGCAGGTTTTAACACCTTTGATTTAACAGAACTTACAGATGCTTCAAAGTTAATGACTATTATTCAGATGTTTATTGGTGGTTCTCCTGCAGGTACAGCAGGGGGGATTAAAACAGTAACTATGGGTGTTTTAGCGGTTTCTGTTATCTCTGTTATCAGAGGGCATGAGCGAACTGAAATTTTTAACCGAACCATTCCAAGAGATGTTATCAGGAGAGCATTAGCGGTATTATTTATTAGTGTAAGTTTAGTGATTGGTGTAACAATGATTTTATCCTTAACAGAAACGGGAGACTTTATGGATATATTCTTTGAATCTATTTCAGCCTTTGCAACAGTTGGTTTAAGTCTTGACGTTACATCTTCCTTATCCTTTTTAGGCAAAATTATTATTGCCATTACAATGTTTATTGGAAGATTAGGACCGGTTACTATGGCATTGGCATTTTCATTAAGAGGCAGTAAGAGAAAAGGACAAATTAAAAAACCAGAAGAAAAAGTTATGGTAGGATAG
- a CDS encoding tetratricopeptide repeat protein, with the protein MLKYKKYWKIVSLLFYIGLFVFIIHQNLPITELIMPYILFFILTKIIFLGDTVGGFAIFIHIIHQNEQKAKKLYQLAYKLNATNLNVLANNGLFFLKEGDIETSKIIYEDLLKRSKLRPSFEKIFTANLGICYWKLGDLEKAIEQYNMIFNELRFSSLITADDYTTVGYLYLEIEDFDNAKKYTDLALTLDEYHVSALDNYGQYYYRKNNMIKAKAFFNKAVQLNEFTIDSNYWLGRIYEEENKQDLAKTHYKNALKGNITALNTVTQEEIDNRLSQLS; encoded by the coding sequence ATGTTAAAATACAAAAAATATTGGAAAATAGTTAGTTTACTTTTTTACATAGGTTTGTTTGTTTTCATCATTCATCAAAATCTTCCTATTACAGAACTTATTATGCCTTATATTTTATTTTTTATATTAACAAAAATTATTTTTCTTGGTGATACAGTTGGTGGCTTTGCTATCTTCATACACATTATCCATCAAAATGAACAAAAGGCGAAAAAATTATATCAATTGGCTTATAAACTGAATGCTACAAACTTAAATGTTCTTGCTAATAATGGTTTGTTCTTCTTAAAAGAAGGGGATATTGAAACTTCAAAGATCATCTATGAAGATTTGCTTAAAAGATCTAAGTTGAGACCCTCTTTTGAAAAAATCTTTACCGCTAACCTAGGCATTTGCTATTGGAAATTAGGGGATTTAGAAAAAGCAATCGAACAATACAATATGATTTTTAATGAACTTCGATTCAGCAGTTTAATTACAGCTGATGATTATACCACTGTTGGTTATTTATATCTTGAAATAGAGGATTTTGATAATGCTAAAAAATACACTGACTTAGCGTTAACATTAGATGAATACCATGTATCTGCTTTGGATAATTATGGACAATACTATTATCGTAAAAATAATATGATTAAAGCAAAAGCGTTTTTTAATAAAGCCGTTCAATTAAATGAGTTCACCATTGACAGTAATTATTGGCTCGGTAGGATTTATGAAGAAGAAAATAAACAAGATCTTGCCAAAACCCATTATAAAAACGCTCTAAAAGGTAACATAACCGCATTAAACACTGTAACCCAAGAAGAAATAGACAATAGATTGTCACAACTATCCTAA
- a CDS encoding SPFH domain-containing protein, translated as MAIIIFFVVVLVVIVSSIKIVPQANAYVVERLGAYQTTWSVGLHMKIPLIDKVACRINLKERVVDFPPQPVITADNVTMKIDTVVYFQITDPKAFAYGVERPLVAIENLTATTLRNIIGDLELDQTLTSRDTINTKMRSILDEATDPWGIKINRVELKNILPPSAIQDAMERQMKAERERRESILRAEGEKRSAILVAEGRKESVILDAQAEKQSAILRAEAKKEAQIREAEGEAEAIVQVQTATAEGLKKIKEAEPSNEVISLKSLDAFMKAADGKANKIIIPSEIQGLAGLAKSLIEVSKDA; from the coding sequence ATGGCAATTATTATTTTTTTCGTGGTTGTTTTAGTCGTTATTGTTTCAAGTATTAAAATAGTACCACAGGCAAATGCTTATGTTGTAGAAAGATTAGGTGCGTATCAAACGACTTGGAGTGTTGGATTACATATGAAAATCCCACTGATTGACAAAGTTGCTTGTAGAATTAATTTAAAAGAACGAGTAGTAGATTTTCCACCACAGCCAGTTATTACAGCGGATAATGTTACGATGAAAATTGATACAGTTGTGTATTTTCAAATAACAGATCCTAAAGCCTTTGCGTATGGTGTAGAAAGACCTTTAGTCGCAATCGAAAATCTTACAGCAACAACTTTAAGGAACATTATTGGGGACTTGGAATTAGACCAAACCTTAACGTCAAGAGATACCATCAATACTAAAATGAGAAGTATTCTTGATGAAGCAACAGACCCTTGGGGTATAAAAATTAATCGTGTTGAATTGAAAAACATTCTTCCGCCATCAGCTATTCAAGATGCTATGGAAAGACAAATGAAAGCAGAAAGAGAAAGAAGAGAAAGTATTCTTCGTGCAGAAGGTGAAAAACGATCTGCAATCCTTGTAGCAGAAGGTCGCAAAGAATCCGTTATTTTAGATGCTCAAGCTGAAAAGCAATCTGCTATTCTTAGAGCAGAAGCTAAAAAAGAAGCACAGATTAGAGAAGCAGAAGGTGAAGCAGAAGCGATTGTACAAGTACAAACAGCAACTGCTGAGGGTCTTAAGAAAATTAAAGAAGCAGAGCCTTCAAATGAAGTTATATCATTAAAGAGCTTAGATGCCTTCATGAAAGCGGCAGATGGTAAAGCCAATAAAATTATTATTCCATCAGAGATACAAGGCTTGGCAGGATTAGCAAAATCTCTTATAGAAGTTAGCAAAGATGCATAA
- a CDS encoding patatin-like phospholipase family protein: protein MEGIIDKNKPYGLVLEGGGARGAYQIGAWKALRELGVNIIGVVGTSVGALNGALIAMDSFEEAVDLWEHVTYSQIMDVNDSIIDKLKQMDLKINDYPIILKDIKKLVMDGGVDISPLKKLIAQFLDEEKIRSSAIDFGLVTVSLSELKPLEVFLEQIPQGELLDFLIASSYLPVFKKEKIRGKWYLDGGFHNKAPTNMLIEKGYKDIIIVRIYGPGIERKIKDDETVDIIEIYSDEDLGGLLEFDTHRCKYNIQLGYYDALRVFRGLKGKSYYIKPTQDEYYYMNKIIGLSYELKMKFIDLFNIKKPYNRGMLEEVVQNIGKRIIIGDQWNYDDFVIEVIDFLANKFKIERFNVYTDMELIHILKEKINHYETMMNKDLKETNQLRELLLQMIKEF from the coding sequence ATGGAAGGAATCATTGATAAAAACAAACCTTATGGGTTGGTTTTAGAAGGTGGTGGCGCAAGAGGTGCTTATCAAATTGGGGCTTGGAAAGCATTAAGAGAATTAGGGGTGAATATAATAGGTGTTGTCGGGACATCTGTAGGTGCTTTAAATGGTGCTTTAATAGCAATGGATTCTTTTGAAGAAGCAGTTGATTTATGGGAACATGTGACCTATTCACAGATTATGGATGTGAATGATAGTATTATTGATAAACTAAAACAAATGGATTTGAAAATTAATGACTATCCAATTATTTTAAAAGACATAAAAAAACTCGTTATGGATGGTGGAGTGGATATATCTCCTCTAAAAAAATTAATCGCTCAATTCTTAGATGAAGAAAAAATTCGCAGTTCAGCAATAGACTTTGGATTGGTAACGGTATCATTATCGGAGTTAAAACCTTTAGAAGTATTTTTAGAGCAAATTCCCCAGGGAGAGTTATTGGATTTTTTAATTGCAAGCTCCTATTTACCTGTTTTTAAGAAAGAAAAAATCAGAGGAAAGTGGTATTTAGATGGTGGTTTTCATAATAAAGCCCCTACCAATATGTTAATTGAAAAAGGTTATAAAGATATTATTATTGTTAGGATATACGGACCAGGGATAGAAAGAAAAATAAAAGATGATGAAACAGTGGATATTATAGAAATTTATTCAGATGAAGATTTAGGTGGTTTATTAGAATTTGACACCCATAGGTGCAAATACAACATTCAATTAGGTTATTATGATGCTTTAAGAGTCTTTAGAGGGTTAAAAGGAAAAAGTTATTATATTAAACCCACTCAAGATGAGTACTATTATATGAATAAGATAATCGGATTGTCTTATGAATTAAAAATGAAATTTATAGACCTTTTTAATATTAAAAAACCTTATAATAGAGGGATGTTAGAAGAGGTTGTTCAAAATATAGGAAAAAGAATTATAATTGGAGATCAGTGGAATTACGATGATTTTGTTATAGAAGTAATAGATTTTTTAGCCAACAAATTCAAGATTGAAAGATTTAATGTTTATACAGATATGGAGTTGATTCATATCTTAAAAGAGAAAATCAATCACTACGAAACCATGATGAACAAAGATTTGAAAGAAACCAATCAATTAAGAGAGTTGTTGCTTCAAATGATAAAAGAATTTTAG